CCTCAGCATCGCCCGCGACGTGGCCCGCAGCCATGGCGGCGACGTGACCCTCGCCGCCTCGCCGTTCGGCGGCCTGCGCGTGATTGTGCGAATTCCGCTATGAGCGATGCTCCGGGGCTTGCGGCGCGGCCGCCTGTGATAGAGTGAGAGAAATACTCAAGAGAGAAATGTCCAAGACAATGTCCACGCTTCAATTCACCAGCGTTCCGCATCCGTCGCCGGTCTCCGCCGAGAAGCGCGCGGAATTGCTCAAGAATCCGGGCTTCGGCCGGGTCTTTTCCGACCACATGGTCACCATCCGCTATCATGAGACCAAGGGCTGGTATGACGCCAAGGTCGAGCCGCGCGCGCCGATCCCGATGGATCCGGCCGCGGCGGTCCTGCACTACGCGCAGGAGATCTTCGAGGGGCTGAAGGCCTACCGCACCGCCGACGGCGGCGCGACGCTGTTCCGCCCGCTGGAGAATGCCCGCCGCTTCCAGCAGTCGGCCGAGCGCCTCGCCATGCCGATCCTGCCGGAGGACGTGTTCCTCGAGGCTGTCGACCAGCTCGTGAAGATCGACCGCGCCTGGATCCCGGACGGCGACGGCAGCCTTTACATCCGGCCGTTCATGTTCGCCAACGAGATCTTCCTCGGCGTGAAGCCCTCGTCGGACTACCTGTTCATCGTCATCGCCTCGTCGGTCGGGGCCTATTTCAAGACCGATGCACCCGCGGTGTCGGTGTGGGTCTCGCAGGATTACACGCGCGCGGCTCCCGGCGGCACGGGCGCCGCCAAGTGCGGCGGCAACTACGCCTCCAGCCTCCAGGCGCAGGCCGAGGCGACGCGCCATGGCTGCGACCAGGTCGTGTTCCTCGACGCCGTCGAGCAGCGCTGGATCGAGGAGCTGGGTGGCATGAACATCTTCTTCGTGTTCGACGACGGCTCGATGATCACCCCGCCGCTCGGCGGCACGATCCTGCCCGGCATCACCCGCAACTCGCTGCTGACGCTGGCCAGGGACAAGGGCATCAAGGTGAGCGAGGAGCGCTACTCGATCGACCAGTGGCGCAAGGATGCCGCCAGCGGCCGCCTGCGCGAGGCCTTCGCCTGCGGCACCGCCGCGGTCGTCACGCCGATCGGCACGGTCCGCAGCAACGACGGCGAGTTCATGATGGGCAATGGCGGCTCCGGCGCCAAGACCGAGGAACTGAAGGCCGCCCTCGTCGGCATCCAGCGCGGCCGCGTCGCCGACCCGCACGGCTGGATCCACAAGGTTTACTAGAGCGGAGCCGCGCTACTTTATCCGCTTCCCCATTTGAATGGTGCGGAGAGCGGTTCGCGTCACTTCTGGACGTCGTGCAGAAGCCGCCCGACATTGTAGCCGTCGATATCGTCGGCGCTGACCGCCATGACGAGGCGTGTGCGGCGGGGCGTCGTCCAGACCGTGACGTAGTGCACGGGTGCGCCCTCGCGGTTGTGTACAAGCCGATCGATCTTGAGCGTCGCCGAATTGATCTCGACGTCGAGCGCGCGCGCGACGAACGGGTCGGCGAG
This DNA window, taken from Reyranella humidisoli, encodes the following:
- a CDS encoding branched-chain amino acid aminotransferase, translated to MSTLQFTSVPHPSPVSAEKRAELLKNPGFGRVFSDHMVTIRYHETKGWYDAKVEPRAPIPMDPAAAVLHYAQEIFEGLKAYRTADGGATLFRPLENARRFQQSAERLAMPILPEDVFLEAVDQLVKIDRAWIPDGDGSLYIRPFMFANEIFLGVKPSSDYLFIVIASSVGAYFKTDAPAVSVWVSQDYTRAAPGGTGAAKCGGNYASSLQAQAEATRHGCDQVVFLDAVEQRWIEELGGMNIFFVFDDGSMITPPLGGTILPGITRNSLLTLARDKGIKVSEERYSIDQWRKDAASGRLREAFACGTAAVVTPIGTVRSNDGEFMMGNGGSGAKTEELKAALVGIQRGRVADPHGWIHKVY